The following coding sequences are from one Epinephelus moara isolate mb chromosome 7, YSFRI_EMoa_1.0, whole genome shotgun sequence window:
- the LOC126393132 gene encoding gamma-crystallin S-1-like isoform X1 translates to MAQENIVFYEDRDFAGKSYDCKGDSADLQAFIHRCNSVKVEGGWWVLYERNNYTGYQYVIGPGEYNDYQRWMGFNDCVRSCRIIKNAKGPCKLRLYDRPNFSGESLELTENSKSIQDKWVRQEVQSCKVLEGSWIFYEHPNFCGRQYLLEKGEYRHHSEWGALKSVVGSIRRIMEL, encoded by the exons ATGGCacaggaaaat ATTGTATTCTACGAGGACCGGGACTTTGCAGGGAAGTCCTACGACTGCAAAGGGGACTCAGCCGACCTGCAGGCCTTCATCCACCGATGCAACTCGGTCAAGGTGGAGGGTGGCTGGTGGGTTCTGTACGAGCGTAACAACTACACGGGCTACCAGTATGTCATCGGGCCAGGGGAGTACAATGACTACCAGCGCTGGATGGGCTTCAATGACTGTGTCAGATCCTGCAGGATCATCAAAAAT GCCAAAGGGCCGTGCAAGCTGAGGCTGTACGATCGGCCAAACTTCAGCGGGGAGTCCTTGGAGCTGACAGAAAACTCAAAGTCTATCCAGGACAAATGGGTCAGGCAAGAAGTTCAGTCCTGCAAAGTCCTGGAGGGCTCCTGGATTTTCTATGAACACCCCAACTTCTGTGGTCGGCAGTACCTGCTGGAGAAAGGAGAGTACCGACACCACTCGGAGTGGGGAGCTCTGAAATCAGTGGTGGGCTCCATCAGAAGGATCATGGAGCTGTGA
- the LOC126393132 gene encoding gamma-crystallin S-1-like isoform X2 produces the protein MEKIVFYEDRDFAGKSYDCKGDSADLQAFIHRCNSVKVEGGWWVLYERNNYTGYQYVIGPGEYNDYQRWMGFNDCVRSCRIIKNAKGPCKLRLYDRPNFSGESLELTENSKSIQDKWVRQEVQSCKVLEGSWIFYEHPNFCGRQYLLEKGEYRHHSEWGALKSVVGSIRRIMEL, from the exons ATGGAGAAG ATTGTATTCTACGAGGACCGGGACTTTGCAGGGAAGTCCTACGACTGCAAAGGGGACTCAGCCGACCTGCAGGCCTTCATCCACCGATGCAACTCGGTCAAGGTGGAGGGTGGCTGGTGGGTTCTGTACGAGCGTAACAACTACACGGGCTACCAGTATGTCATCGGGCCAGGGGAGTACAATGACTACCAGCGCTGGATGGGCTTCAATGACTGTGTCAGATCCTGCAGGATCATCAAAAAT GCCAAAGGGCCGTGCAAGCTGAGGCTGTACGATCGGCCAAACTTCAGCGGGGAGTCCTTGGAGCTGACAGAAAACTCAAAGTCTATCCAGGACAAATGGGTCAGGCAAGAAGTTCAGTCCTGCAAAGTCCTGGAGGGCTCCTGGATTTTCTATGAACACCCCAACTTCTGTGGTCGGCAGTACCTGCTGGAGAAAGGAGAGTACCGACACCACTCGGAGTGGGGAGCTCTGAAATCAGTGGTGGGCTCCATCAGAAGGATCATGGAGCTGTGA